In Microbacterium sp. No. 7, the genomic window CCGACGGCCGTGCGAGCTTCGACTACATCGTGGAGCCCGGCAACGTGTACGAGGACCACGTCGTCGTGCGCAACCTCGGCGAGCGGCCCCTGACGGTGACGCTGTACGCGCAGGATGCCGTGCAGACCACCGAGAACGCCTTCGAGGTGCTCACGCCCGACGACGAGGCCGCCCACATCGGCGCCTGGGTGCGGCTGGGCGCCGCCGACGTCACGGTGCCGGCGCGCGACCGGGTCGTCGTGCCGTTCGAGGTCGTCGTGCCCGAGGACGCGGCGCCGGGCGATCACGTCGGCGGGATCGTCGCCGTGAACGCGGCCGGCCCGGGCGTCCAGGGCGGCGCGGGCGCGGCGGTGCAGTACCGCGTCGGCACGCGCGTGCACCTGCGGGTCGCGGGCAACGTCGAGGCCGGCCTGCGCGTCGACACCCTCGACGGGCGGTACGAGACGCGGTGGACGCCGTTCGCCGCGGCGCCGCTCGACGTCACGGCGACGCTCGTGAACACGGGCAACGTGCGCCTCGCGCCCGACGCGCGCGTGCAGGTGACGGGCCTGTTCGGATGGTGGAGCGGCTCGGCGCCGCTCGGCGGCTTCGCGGAGATCCTGCCCGGCGGCGCGCAGAGCGGCGCCGGGGTCCTCGACGAGGTGCCCGCGATCGGGCCGCTGTGGGTGACCGTCGAGGTCACCGCCGTCGCATCGGCGGGCCAGGACATCACCGGGATGACCCGGATCGAGACGCGCACGGTCGTCGTGTGGGCCATGCCGTGGGTGCTGCTGGGCGCCGTCGCCCTGCTGCTCGTCGCCCTCGGCATCGCGCTGCGCAACCTGTGGCTGCGCCGTCGCGCCCGCCGCGCCGCCCGGGCGCGGGATGCCGCGGAGGCGGGCGTCGCGGTGCCGGGCGTCGCGGTGCCGGGCGTCGCGGGTGCGGCGGGCGCGGGGCGGGCGGTGGCTGGCACGGCGGCGGCTGGCACGGCGGAGGTGGCCGCGGAACCGGCCCCCGAGAAGACCCCCGCCGGCCCTCGGTAGCCGTCGCGTGTCGCATTCGTGGGCAGTCGTCGCCGCCTGGGGTCTGGGGACGCGGCCACGACTGCCCATGATGTGCGGTGCCCGGCAGATGGTGGGCTGCCATGGTCGCCTGGGTGGGCGGGATGCGGCAGCGAGCGCCCACGATCTGCGGTGGGTCGTCGGGTGCGGAATTGTGGGCGGTTGTGGTCGCGTGCGCCTGTGGCATCCGGCGAGGAGCGCCCACCGTTCGTGGCCGTTGATGGATGGTGGGCGGTTGTTGTCGCGTGGGTGGGCGGGATGCGGCAGCGAGCGCCCACGATCTGCGGTGGGTCGTCGGGTGCGGAGCTTGTGGGCGGTTGTGGCCGCGTGCGCCTGCGGCATCCGGCGAGGAGCGCCCACCGTTCGTGGCCGTTGGCGGATGGTGGGCGGCTGTGGTCGCGTGTGCGGCTGGGATGCGGCGACGAGCGCCCCGATGTGGTGGGGCGTGCAGGTGGTCAGCGGGCGTGGGTGATGGCGACGATGCCG contains:
- a CDS encoding WxL protein peptidoglycan domain-containing protein codes for the protein MRTHPRTSALAVVAALAGILAALIVPSAALADEIDAPQTWSVAPARADGPDGRASFDYIVEPGNVYEDHVVVRNLGERPLTVTLYAQDAVQTTENAFEVLTPDDEAAHIGAWVRLGAADVTVPARDRVVVPFEVVVPEDAAPGDHVGGIVAVNAAGPGVQGGAGAAVQYRVGTRVHLRVAGNVEAGLRVDTLDGRYETRWTPFAAAPLDVTATLVNTGNVRLAPDARVQVTGLFGWWSGSAPLGGFAEILPGGAQSGAGVLDEVPAIGPLWVTVEVTAVASAGQDITGMTRIETRTVVVWAMPWVLLGAVALLLVALGIALRNLWLRRRARRAARARDAAEAGVAVPGVAVPGVAGAAGAGRAVAGTAAAGTAEVAAEPAPEKTPAGPR